One window from the genome of Hyphomonas neptunium ATCC 15444 encodes:
- a CDS encoding type I polyketide synthase has product MMTQHRKPATFDPAAPIAVVGMGAIFPGRGDTTGFWRDIFEGRDLLSDTPETHWLIDDYYDPSPLTPDRTYGRRGGFLSPVAFDPMAFGIPPAALQTTDSAQLLALVAAKMTLDDAERDSGGKFDRTRTSVILGVASATELTAHMAGRLQRPAWVNALRQSGLPENEVQDIARRIESHYAEWKESTFPGLLGNVVAGRIANRLDLGGSNYVTDAACASSLSALQIALHELRAGDSDMVLTGGVDALNDILMFMCFSKTPALSPTGDCRPFSNAADGTMLGEGIGMIALRRLDEAERDGNTIHAVIRGLGGGSDGKGTAIYTPLPSGQARALRRAYEQAGYGPDAVDLLEAHGTGTKAGDRAEIEGLHQVFGEKASEEGPWCAVGSVKSQIGHTKAAAGSASLLKAVESLRRKILPPTIKIEEPADAIRDSACFYVNTEARPWISAEDRPRRAAVSSFGFGGSNFHVTLEEYTGPAAAKPPRVFPAELFLYSASDAAALAEQLSTAADTPLTEDAFAAASEITLKRFAANATVRAAITATSPDDLAAKAQRLAAQITDGSAGVAPLPQGCSLSLHPATPGKIAFLFSGQGSQYTGMGSDLAMAFPAARAVWDSAASHAITGALKLHRLAFPPAAFDQVEFGNQTKRLTAMENAQPAIAAVALSHLALIEALGLEADMAGGHSFGEIMALHHGGAFDTESALTIAAARGRAMADAAASNEGAMLAVQCEAEAIRALVDQVSGRLVIANDNGPSQVVLSGPVSAIQKAEDLIAQRGIKARRLPVATAFHSSVVSPAVDPFRDILTGLKIKKPRLPVYANATAAPYKAKAADMAGEIAGQVATPVRFREEVEAMYASGARLFIEIGPGNVVSGLVADTLGSRDYLAVSLDNKRTNGVTQFLSALGTLSVAGIALDFTALLAGTPPPIPKPAPSRHAVMLTGANHDRPYPPKDGAAGRAPPNPPRTHAAPPPTPQPSPASQPIAAVSPERISTPMPDLPRTNDPSPAQPTEQTAYVAPSGAVERIWHEVSQRHQDYLQVTAAAHTAYLNAAASLLGGATLPPAQTSSPPPALLPPPPRPVAAPAPTPSPTAQAVPTQAPATRAEVNIAPAPPASKPYTNGHAAPHTAAPATPPAGLDPIALVRSIISEKTGYPEDMLEIDMDLEGELGVDSIKQVEILSTLRDRVPELPEIDPEKLVELRTIAAIAAMLGNTPAPALTPVAPAAQPSQTPAPSPASASGVSSDIVRALIAEKTGYPTDMLEDDMDLEGELGVDSIKQVEILSALRDRYPSLPEVDPEQITELRTIRKIADFFA; this is encoded by the coding sequence ATGATGACCCAGCACCGCAAGCCCGCCACCTTTGATCCTGCCGCGCCGATAGCGGTTGTCGGCATGGGCGCCATCTTCCCCGGCCGCGGCGACACCACCGGCTTCTGGCGCGACATCTTCGAAGGCCGCGACCTGCTCAGCGATACGCCGGAAACACACTGGTTGATCGACGACTATTACGATCCGAGCCCCCTCACCCCGGACCGCACCTACGGCCGTCGCGGCGGCTTCCTCTCCCCCGTCGCCTTTGATCCCATGGCCTTCGGCATCCCTCCCGCCGCGCTCCAGACCACCGACTCCGCTCAACTCCTCGCCCTCGTCGCCGCCAAGATGACGCTAGACGACGCCGAGCGCGACAGCGGCGGAAAGTTTGATCGTACCCGCACCAGCGTCATCTTGGGCGTCGCCTCCGCCACAGAGCTAACAGCGCACATGGCCGGCCGCCTCCAGCGCCCGGCCTGGGTCAACGCCCTGCGCCAATCGGGCCTGCCCGAAAACGAAGTTCAGGACATCGCCCGCCGCATCGAGAGCCACTACGCCGAATGGAAGGAAAGCACCTTCCCCGGCCTCCTCGGCAACGTCGTCGCGGGCCGCATCGCCAACCGGCTGGACCTCGGCGGCAGCAATTACGTCACCGATGCTGCCTGCGCCTCCAGCCTCTCAGCGCTCCAGATCGCCCTGCACGAACTGCGCGCGGGCGACTCCGACATGGTCCTGACCGGGGGCGTCGACGCACTGAACGACATCCTGATGTTCATGTGCTTCTCGAAGACACCGGCCCTCTCGCCCACAGGCGACTGCCGCCCGTTTTCAAATGCCGCTGACGGCACCATGCTCGGCGAAGGCATCGGCATGATCGCCCTGCGCCGCCTCGATGAAGCCGAGCGCGATGGCAACACCATCCACGCCGTCATTCGCGGCCTCGGCGGAGGCTCGGACGGCAAGGGCACCGCCATCTACACACCCCTCCCCTCCGGCCAGGCCCGCGCGCTCCGCCGCGCCTATGAACAGGCCGGCTACGGACCTGACGCGGTAGACCTCCTCGAAGCCCACGGCACCGGCACCAAAGCGGGCGACCGCGCCGAGATCGAAGGCCTGCATCAGGTCTTCGGCGAGAAGGCGTCGGAAGAAGGCCCCTGGTGCGCCGTAGGCTCCGTCAAATCCCAGATCGGCCACACCAAAGCCGCCGCAGGCTCTGCCAGCCTCCTCAAAGCGGTGGAATCCCTGCGCCGCAAAATCCTTCCGCCCACGATCAAGATCGAGGAGCCCGCCGACGCCATCCGCGACAGCGCCTGCTTCTACGTCAACACCGAAGCCCGCCCCTGGATCAGCGCAGAAGACCGCCCCCGCCGCGCTGCCGTCAGCTCCTTTGGCTTCGGCGGCAGCAACTTCCACGTCACGCTGGAAGAATACACCGGCCCCGCCGCCGCCAAACCGCCCCGCGTCTTCCCGGCCGAACTCTTCCTCTACAGCGCCAGCGATGCCGCCGCCCTCGCCGAACAACTCAGCACAGCCGCAGACACCCCGCTCACTGAAGACGCCTTCGCCGCCGCATCTGAAATCACCCTCAAACGCTTCGCCGCGAACGCAACCGTTCGCGCCGCAATCACCGCCACCAGCCCGGATGATCTCGCTGCAAAGGCCCAGCGCCTTGCCGCTCAGATCACCGATGGCTCCGCCGGCGTCGCGCCCCTCCCGCAAGGCTGCAGTCTCTCCCTTCATCCCGCCACCCCCGGCAAGATCGCCTTCCTCTTCTCCGGCCAGGGCAGTCAGTATACTGGCATGGGCTCAGATCTGGCGATGGCCTTCCCCGCCGCCCGCGCCGTCTGGGACAGCGCCGCAAGCCACGCCATCACCGGCGCGCTGAAGCTCCATCGCCTCGCCTTCCCGCCTGCGGCCTTCGATCAGGTCGAGTTCGGCAACCAGACCAAACGCCTCACCGCGATGGAGAACGCCCAACCCGCCATCGCCGCCGTCGCCCTCTCGCATCTTGCCCTCATCGAGGCCCTCGGCCTTGAGGCAGATATGGCCGGCGGCCATTCCTTCGGCGAGATCATGGCCCTCCACCATGGCGGCGCTTTCGACACTGAATCCGCACTCACCATCGCCGCTGCGCGCGGCCGCGCCATGGCCGACGCCGCCGCCTCCAACGAAGGGGCGATGCTCGCCGTTCAATGCGAAGCAGAGGCCATCCGCGCGCTGGTCGATCAGGTCAGCGGCCGCCTCGTCATCGCAAATGATAACGGCCCCAGCCAGGTTGTCCTCTCCGGCCCGGTCAGCGCGATCCAGAAGGCCGAAGACCTGATCGCCCAGCGCGGCATCAAAGCCCGCCGCCTTCCGGTCGCCACCGCCTTCCATTCCAGCGTCGTCAGCCCCGCCGTTGATCCGTTCCGGGATATTCTCACCGGCCTGAAGATCAAGAAGCCCCGCCTCCCGGTTTACGCCAACGCCACCGCCGCGCCCTATAAGGCAAAGGCCGCCGACATGGCGGGCGAAATTGCGGGCCAGGTCGCCACCCCCGTCCGCTTCCGCGAGGAAGTCGAAGCCATGTACGCCTCCGGCGCGCGCCTCTTCATCGAGATCGGTCCCGGCAATGTCGTCAGCGGCCTCGTCGCCGACACCCTGGGCAGCCGGGACTATCTTGCCGTCTCTCTCGATAACAAGCGCACAAATGGCGTGACCCAGTTCCTCTCCGCGCTAGGCACGCTCAGCGTCGCCGGTATCGCGCTGGACTTCACCGCCCTGCTGGCTGGCACGCCGCCGCCCATCCCTAAGCCTGCCCCGTCTCGCCACGCCGTGATGCTGACCGGCGCCAATCACGACCGCCCCTACCCCCCCAAAGACGGCGCTGCAGGACGCGCGCCGCCTAATCCACCACGCACTCACGCTGCGCCCCCGCCTACGCCTCAACCTTCTCCCGCCTCCCAGCCTATTGCCGCCGTTTCTCCAGAAAGGATCTCGACGCCCATGCCTGATCTGCCCCGCACGAATGATCCTTCGCCCGCTCAGCCCACAGAACAAACCGCCTACGTCGCCCCCTCCGGCGCCGTCGAACGCATCTGGCATGAAGTCTCCCAGCGCCATCAGGATTACCTGCAGGTCACCGCTGCGGCCCATACGGCGTACCTGAACGCGGCGGCTTCGCTCCTCGGCGGCGCAACCCTTCCGCCCGCTCAAACATCGTCGCCCCCACCCGCCTTACTACCCCCGCCCCCACGTCCTGTTGCTGCGCCAGCGCCCACACCTTCGCCTACCGCGCAAGCTGTTCCCACGCAGGCTCCCGCCACACGCGCGGAAGTTAATATCGCGCCCGCCCCGCCAGCCAGTAAGCCCTACACAAACGGCCACGCCGCCCCGCATACCGCTGCGCCCGCAACGCCCCCAGCAGGCCTCGACCCCATAGCGCTCGTCCGCTCAATCATCTCGGAGAAAACCGGCTACCCGGAAGATATGCTCGAAATCGACATGGACCTAGAAGGCGAGCTCGGCGTCGACTCCATCAAGCAGGTCGAAATCCTCTCCACTTTGCGAGACCGCGTTCCAGAGCTTCCGGAAATCGATCCTGAAAAACTGGTCGAGCTGCGCACAATCGCGGCCATTGCCGCCATGCTCGGCAACACGCCCGCTCCGGCCCTAACGCCAGTCGCGCCGGCAGCCCAGCCGTCTCAAACTCCGGCGCCCTCCCCCGCTTCGGCAAGCGGCGTCTCGTCAGACATCGTCCGGGCCCTGATCGCCGAGAAAACCGGCTATCCGACAGATATGCTTGAGGATGACATGGACCTCGAAGGCGAACTCGGCGTCGACTCCATCAAACAGGTCGAAATCCTCTCCGCCCTGCGGGATCGTTACCCCTCCCTGCCGGAAGTTGATCCCGAGCAGATCACCGAGCTGCGTACCATCCGGAAGATCGCCGATTTTTTTGCCTGA
- a CDS encoding SDR family NAD(P)-dependent oxidoreductase, whose amino-acid sequence MRAARWEAAFPAAPQSVRLPVEITNAEPASAEALQAGLAAAGIEATLVQSPSGAAGTVLFTEGLTDAAMTARHWAALDATRKAHCQDAALILLQRMSADTGLEGLARTLRREWPDTSALCWTLLDNVSGDMLAPWLAQPAEDLWISSDGTARRATLGSLLTPTPLPATQAGLWLVTGGARGVTAACAVELARQSGGTFILAGRSAETPWPEGIPETTDLKILRGLMASAAVKRGEKPSPAAIDKAARAAIAGLEIRSTLAQINATGADAHYLPMDTSDAASVTAALSTIQQRFGPITGLVHGAGVLADRLVEEKTEAELRRVFATKAEGLFHILSNIDRAALRHVGLFSSASAFFGNRGQSDYAMANAILANAGRALHAELPGAQVKVFDWGPWEGGMVDATLASHFKEQGVPLIPLSEGARIFAHELLAGDPSDVELIVGTVWSDA is encoded by the coding sequence GTGCGCGCCGCACGCTGGGAAGCCGCATTCCCAGCGGCCCCGCAGTCCGTGCGTTTGCCGGTTGAGATAACGAACGCCGAACCCGCATCGGCAGAAGCTCTACAGGCGGGCCTCGCAGCAGCAGGCATCGAAGCCACGCTGGTTCAATCGCCGAGCGGCGCAGCGGGCACGGTCCTGTTCACCGAAGGCCTGACAGACGCGGCAATGACCGCCCGCCACTGGGCCGCGCTCGATGCAACGCGCAAAGCGCACTGTCAGGACGCTGCCCTTATACTCCTTCAACGTATGTCCGCCGATACCGGCCTCGAAGGCCTCGCCCGCACGCTGCGCCGCGAATGGCCAGACACCTCCGCCCTCTGTTGGACGCTGCTGGACAATGTATCCGGCGACATGCTTGCCCCGTGGCTAGCCCAGCCTGCCGAAGATCTCTGGATTTCATCTGATGGCACCGCCCGCCGTGCCACGCTTGGTTCCCTGCTGACCCCAACACCCTTGCCTGCCACTCAAGCCGGTCTTTGGCTCGTCACCGGCGGCGCGCGCGGCGTCACCGCCGCCTGCGCGGTTGAACTCGCGCGCCAGTCCGGCGGCACATTCATTCTCGCCGGCCGCTCCGCCGAAACACCATGGCCAGAAGGCATTCCGGAAACCACCGACCTCAAAATCCTCCGGGGTCTGATGGCGAGCGCAGCTGTCAAACGGGGCGAAAAACCCTCTCCCGCCGCAATCGATAAAGCGGCCCGCGCCGCCATCGCGGGCCTCGAAATTCGCTCTACACTGGCGCAGATCAACGCCACAGGCGCGGACGCCCACTACCTTCCGATGGATACGTCCGACGCCGCCTCCGTCACCGCCGCGCTCTCCACCATCCAACAGCGTTTTGGCCCCATCACCGGCCTCGTCCACGGTGCCGGCGTCTTGGCAGACCGGCTTGTCGAGGAAAAAACCGAGGCTGAACTGCGCCGCGTCTTCGCCACCAAAGCAGAAGGCCTCTTCCACATCCTCTCAAACATAGACCGCGCCGCGCTCCGCCATGTGGGTCTCTTCTCCTCTGCCTCCGCCTTCTTCGGCAATCGCGGCCAGTCAGACTACGCCATGGCCAACGCCATCCTCGCCAATGCCGGCCGCGCCCTCCATGCAGAACTCCCAGGCGCTCAGGTCAAAGTGTTCGACTGGGGCCCCTGGGAAGGCGGCATGGTCGACGCCACCCTCGCCAGCCACTTCAAGGAACAAGGCGTGCCGCTCATCCCGCTCAGCGAAGGCGCCCGCATATTCGCCCACGAACTTCTCGCCGGTGATCCCTCCGACGTCGAACTGATCGTCGGCACTGTCTGGAGCGACGCATGA